Genomic DNA from Blastocatellia bacterium:
CTTTGGTTTCTCAGCCGTGAGCTTGGCATGGGATGTGATCTCTTCCACTTCTTCGTCAGTCAATGGCGTCGGATGCTGTCCCCCTACAAACCCGGTGACCTTCGGTGTATTTCTGACCGTGTGCCACGCTTTCTCGGAAATCTCGCCGAAGTCATCGGTCTTCATCTTCACCAACACATATCCGGGAAAGATCATCTTGTCCGATTCTACCCGCTTGCCACTCTTGAGTTCGACGACTTTCTCTGTCGGGACTAAGACCTCGGTAATCTCATCCTCCATGCCTAAGGCGCGGATGCGGTTTTGCAGGCTCTCGCACACCTTGTGC
This window encodes:
- the nusG gene encoding transcription termination/antitermination protein NusG, with amino-acid sequence MAEERWFIIHTYSGHEHKVCESLQNRIRALGMEDEITEVLVPTEKVVELKSGKRVESDKMIFPGYVLVKMKTDDFGEISEKAWHTVRNTPKVTGFVGGQHPTPLTDEEVEEITSHAKLTAEKPKPKHTYLAGEMVKIIDGPFTGFKGKVDEVNMDKSTLKVMVTIFGRTTPVELSFLQVERETFTEET